The sequence GCACGTCGGCCATGACCTGAACCGGACTGTCCGGGACGATCGAGAGGATCATGTCCACGGCGGTCGTATCATTGGGCGCAGGAGTTTCGCCCATTTCGATCGTATCGGTGTCGACGCCCGCTCCGGGCTGGAAAAATGTGCCAAGCGCAAGACCCAGCCAGGCGGCTATCTGACCTGTTATCACGAACAGGATCATCGCCCGCCCGCCAACGCTGCCCAGTTTCTTGAGATCCCCCAGCGCCGCTACGCCGGCAACCAGAGAGAAGAAGATCAGCGGAACGACCAGCATCTTGATCGCCTTGATGAAGAAATCGCCGATCCATTTGATGGTTTCCGATTCCGGCCCCCAAACCAGGCCGGTGATGACGCCGAGCACAAGCGCCGCGATCACACGCTGCCAGAGCGGTATCTTGAACCAGAATGCCAACATGCGATTGTCCCCCGAAATTCTATCCACCCATGCCTATCGACCGCTGCGGGGCGCGGCAAGCCTTTAGGCCGTGGTTACATCCAGAAGCTGATCGCCAGACAGGTCGACAGTCCGACGCCAAAGGTCAGCGGAATTCCGGCCTTGAAGAAGTCGGTGAACCGGTAATTGCCTGCTGCGTAGACCAGCGTATTGGTTTGATAGCCGATCGGTGTGGCGAAACTGGCGGAAGCGGCGAACATCACCGCAATCACCAGCGGGCGAGGATCTACTCCCAGATCATTGCCCAGTGCAATGGCGATCGGCGTGATGATGATAGCGACCGCGTTGTTGGTAACGATCTCGGTCATGATCACGGACAGGACGTAAATCGCAAAAACCAGCCCCCATGGTGGTACTTCCCGCAAAAAAGGAGTCAGTTCGGACACGATCAGGTCGACACTTCCGGCTTGCTGCAGCCCCAGACCGACCGCGAGCATCCCGAATATCAGAACCAGCACATTGCCATCGATTGACCCCCAGGCCTCTTCCGCGTCGATACAGCGCGCCAGCAGGATTGCACCAACCGCCAGAATGGCCGCGACCGCGAGAGATATGATATTGAACGCGGCAAGAACCACCACCGCGACAAGGGCCCCGATAGCAACGGGAGCCCGGTCCCTGCGAAAGGCCCGAATCTTGGTTTGTCCGACCCCGAAAAGATTGGGGTTCTGATACATGCGGTGAATATCTTCGCTCGATCCAGTCACCAGCAACCGGTCCGCCGCGTGAATACGGGCGTTGGTCAGGTCGGACCGCGGCAGGTTGCGATAGCGGGTCATGCCCAATATGCGAACATTGAGCTGCGACAGGAACGGTATGTCATACAGCCGGTTACCGATGCTGGGATGGCTCGGCGCCACCGTTGCCTCGACCAGTTCCTCTCCCAATGGCCCCGCATCACCCTTGTGGACGATGCCGACTTTGAAATCTTCCGATTCGCGCAGCGAGATCAGCTCGGCGAGATCCAGCTGCACCACGATCCGGTCGCCCGCCCGCAGTTCATGGTGATCAAGATCGTGGCGAATATAGCTGCTCAATCTTTTGACAGCCGTGACCTCAAGGCCGGCGCGGCGCAATTCGGGGACGGCGGAAAGTTTCTTGTCGATCACCGATGCTCTGTTGCGCACCGTCAATTCGGTAAGAAAGGCGCTTTCATCGCTACTGTCAAACTGGCCCTGAACCTCTCCGCCTGGCAACAGCCAGCTGCTGAACAGGACCATCATCACGGTGCCGGCAACAGCCGCG comes from Sphingorhabdus sp. YGSMI21 and encodes:
- a CDS encoding SLC13 family permease, which codes for MIDLILHVIDEYIQANKAVIGLVILGFLFAGFIMERFPAAVVAVLGACMFLFLGIIDSDGLFSVFSNTAPITIAAMFILSGALLRTGTIDAIAGFIIKRAKRHPKLAVAEMFLGAFVASAFMNNTPVVIVLIPIILRLSRATGFSSKKLLIPLSFICILGGTTTLIGTSTNLIVDAVARDQGLAGFGIFEITPYGLIAAVAGTVMMVLFSSWLLPGGEVQGQFDSSDESAFLTELTVRNRASVIDKKLSAVPELRRAGLEVTAVKRLSSYIRHDLDHHELRAGDRIVVQLDLAELISLRESEDFKVGIVHKGDAGPLGEELVEATVAPSHPSIGNRLYDIPFLSQLNVRILGMTRYRNLPRSDLTNARIHAADRLLVTGSSEDIHRMYQNPNLFGVGQTKIRAFRRDRAPVAIGALVAVVVLAAFNIISLAVAAILAVGAILLARCIDAEEAWGSIDGNVLVLIFGMLAVGLGLQQAGSVDLIVSELTPFLREVPPWGLVFAIYVLSVIMTEIVTNNAVAIIITPIAIALGNDLGVDPRPLVIAVMFAASASFATPIGYQTNTLVYAAGNYRFTDFFKAGIPLTFGVGLSTCLAISFWM